From Tripterygium wilfordii isolate XIE 37 chromosome 16, ASM1340144v1, whole genome shotgun sequence, one genomic window encodes:
- the LOC119980830 gene encoding terpene synthase 10-like, with product MCINACGFLCNLVISYAQQVFDKIPSLDQGLNFSSMALIHIPCALSISTISSQHQQRNHTSFSSLISKTFVPCTIKCVIVDPEKIVIRRSANYQPPVWDHNYIQSLNSEYSGGSYVEQTNKLKGEVKMMLNKVVDHVEQLELIDTLQRLGLSYHFEEDIKRIIDTIYHNIQNNKQSKREMNLYATSLEFRILRQRGYNLNQEVFRSFVQDDSGNFMAFLRDDIQGMLHLYEASFLMVGGETILEDAKDFASKHLEEYVKNKNRDQDHVLYELVSHALELPLHWRMLRLEARWFIDVYDRTRGMNPTLLEFAKLDFNIVQAEHQKDVRLASRWWRSTGVGETLSFARDRLMENFLWSVGMAFEPHFGYYRRMETRVHALLTALDDVYDVYGSLDELELFTDAIQRWNVNVIEELPDYMRIPFFTLYNAMNEVAFNVLKEKGFHVVTCLKKALADLFRCYLSEAKWFYSGYTPTLEEYMKESWISVVAPTMLVHTCLITNPLSNDILKSLAKYPDILRYSSMIVRLADDLGTSPDEIKRGDNPKSIQCYMHETGASEEEARQHIRHLISETWKKINAEKLADSDFSPIFIDIAINLARTAQIVYLYGDGHASQDNQTRDLMKSLFIDPIS from the exons ATGTGTATAAATGCATGTGGATTTCTCTGCAATTTGGTCATCTCATATGCACAACAAGTGTTCGATAAAATTCCATCGCTAGACCAAGGCCTTAACTTCTCCTCAATGGCTCTTATCCACATACCTTGTGCCCTCTCTATCTCAACAATCTCTAGCCAGCACCAACAGAGAAACCACACTTCCTTCTCATCACTGATCAGCAAAACCTTTGTCCCTTGTACGATCAAATGTGTTATTGTAGATCCTGAAAAGATCGTTATTAGACGATCCGCAAACTACCAACCTCCTGTTTGGGATCACAATTATATTCAGTCCCTCAACAGTGAATATTCA GGAGGATCATATGTTGAACAGACTAACAAGCTTAAGGGTGAAGTGAAGATGATGCTAAACAAAGTGGTGGATCATGTCGAACAACTCGAGCTAATCGATACCTTACAGAGGCTCGGATTGTCCTATCACTTTGAAGAAGACATTAAGCGAATAATCGACACCATCTACCACAATATTCAGAACAATAAACAGAGTAAAAGAGAGATGAATTTATATGCTACTTCTCTAGAATTTAGAATACTACGTCAACGAGGCTATAATTTAAATCAAG AGGTTTTCCGAAGCTTCGTCCAAGATGACAGTGGAAATTTCATGGCATTTCTTCGTGACGATATCCAAGGAATGTTACATCTGTATGAAGCTTCATTTCTGATGGTTGGCGGTGAAACTATCTTGGAGGATGCAAAAGATTTTGCTTCAAAACATCTGGAGGAGTatgttaaaaacaaaaatcgaGATCAAGATCATGTTTTGTACGAGCTAGTGAGTCATGCCTTGGAGCTTCCATTGCATTGGAGGATGCTAAGATTGGAAGCTAGGTGGTTTATTGATGTTTATGACAGAACACGAGGCATGAATCCAACTCTACTTGAGTTTGCTAAGTTGGATTTCAATATTGTTCAAGCTGAACACCAGAAAGATGTTCGATTAGCTTCCAG GTGGTGGAGGTCTACTGGAGTAGGTGAAACATTGAGTTTTGCAAGGGACAGATTGATGGAGAACTTTCTCTGGTCTGTTGGGATGGCATTTGAGCCTCATTTTGGATACTACAGGAGGATGGAAACCAGAGTCCACGCACTTCTCACCGCACTTGATGATGTTTACGATGTCTATGGCAGTTTGGATGAGCTCGAACTCTTTACAGATGCTATTCAAAG ATGGAACGTGAATGTAATTGAAGAACTTCCAGACTACATGAGGATACCTTTCTTCACTCTCTACAATGCCATGAATGAAGTAGCTTTCAATGTTCTAAAGGAAAAAGGATTCCACGTTGTTACTTGCTTGAAGAAAGCT TTGGCAGATTTATTCAGATGTTATTTATCTGAGGCGAAGTGGTTTTACAGTGGATACACACCGACTCTAGAAGAGTACATGAAGGAATCATGGATATCAGTGGTAGCACCAACAATGCTTGTCCATACTTGTTTGATTACAAATCCCTTGTCCAATGACATCCTGAAAAGTTTAGCAAAGTATCCAGATATACTTCGTTACTCATCGATGATTGTACGATTGGCAGACGATCTCGGAACTTCCCCG GATGAGATCAAGAGAGGAGATAATCCTAAATCAATCCAATGTTACATGCACGAAACAGGCGCatcagaagaagaagcaaggcaACACATACGACATTTGATTAGTGAAACATGGAAGAAAATTAACGCAGAAAAACTTGCAGATTCTGATTTCTCTCCAATTTTTATTGACATCGCAATAAATCTGGCACGAACGGCCCAGATCGTGTACTTGTATGGAGATGGTCATGCTAGCCAAGACAACCAGACCAGGGATCTTATGAAATCACTGTTCATAGATCCCATCTCTTAG
- the LOC119980807 gene encoding acid beta-fructofuranosidase-like, producing MFSNTRTKQFLPVSYDPDDSSKAPLLNGSSHHVGDEPHGRRPRKELLVFVSGFLMFALFVAFIGANNGSNDIHVQNNANANGSILSSPKIEKTTPSETLRPPTSRGVSAGVSEKANRIFGGEAYPWDNKVLSWQRTAFHFQPEKNWMNDPNGPLFYKGWYHFFYQYNPNGAMWGDIVWGHAVSKDLIHWFHLPLAMVADQWYDSNGVWTGSATILPDGQIIMLYTGSTNVSAQVQNLAYPEDPSDPLLVNWVKYEGNPVLVPPPGIDVKDFRDPTTAWYTSEGKWRITLGSKINKTGISLVYETEDFKSYKQLDEVLHGVPNTGMWECVDFYPVSLTSENGLETSANGLGVKHVLKTSLDDDKIDSYALGTYDEKAGTWVPDDPRIDVGIGIRYDYGIFYASKTFYDPNKKRRVLWGWIKESDSEAADLQKGWASLQGVPRTVMFDKKTGTNLLQWPVEEVDSLRFSSKEFNRVEVTAGSVVPLQVGIASQLDIVAEFELDQKGLERAAESNVEFSCSASGGSAERGALGPFGLLVLADESLIEQTPVYFYVAKGANGTLKTFFCTDQSRSSKATDVNKEIYGNYVPVLEGEKLSLRILVDHSVVEGFAQGGRTCITSRVYPTKAIYGDARLFLFNNATESKVTTSLKIWEMKSVPMKPYVNNPFVGKYKQK from the exons ATGTTTAGCAACACCAGAACAAAACAATTCCTTCCAGTCTCGTATGATCCCGACGACTCCTCCAAGGCTCCACTTTTAAATGGATCATCACATCACGTCGGAGACGAGCCCCACGGCCGGCGACCCAGGAAGGAACTCCTGGTGTTTGTTTCTGGGTTTTTGATGTTTGCTCTGTTTGTGGCATTTATTGGCGCCAATAATGGATCAAACGACATTCATGTTCAAAATAATGCAAATGCAAATGGGTCTATTTTGTCTTCTCCGAAGATTGAAAAAACGACGCCGTCGGAGACCCTGAGGCCGCCAACGTCGCGTGGCGTGTCGGCTGGTGTGTCCGAGAAGGCGAACCGGATTTTTGGCGGAGAAGCGTATCCGTGGGACAATAAAGTGTTGTCTTGGCAAAGAACAGCTTTTCATTTTCAACCCGAGAAGAACTGGATGAacg ATCCCAACG GTCCATTGTTCTACAAGGGATGGTACCATTTCTTCTACCAGTATAACCCAAATGGTGCAATGTGGGGTGACATTGTTTGGGGCCATGCAGTATCCAAGGACTTAATCCATTGGTTTCACCTTCCATTGGCAATGGTTGCTGATCAATGGTACGACTCGAATGGTGTTTGGACTGGATCTGCCACAATCCTCCCTGATGGCCAAATCATTATGTTATACACAGGATCCACCAATGTGTCTGCCCAGGTGCAAAATCTTGCGTATCCTGAAGACCCCTCTGATCCTCTCCTTGTCAATTGGGTAAAATACGAGGGCAATCCAGTCCTAGTACCACCGCCAGGCATCGATGTCAAGGACTTCCGGGACCCCACGACTGCCTGGTACACATCAGAAGGGAAGTGGCGTATTACTTTGGGGTCTAAGATTAACAAAACTGGCATATCCTTGGTTTATGAAACAGAGGATTTTAAGAGTTACAAGCAGCTGGATGAGGTACTCCATGGTGTCCCCAACACTGGGATGTGGGAGTGTGTGGACTTCTATCCTGTTTCTTTAACAAGTGAGAATGGATTAGAGACATCAGCTAATGGACTTGGAGTGAAGCATGTGTTAAAGACTAGCCTTGACGATGATAAGATCGATTCCTATGCACTCGGAACTTATGATGAAAAGGCTGGTACATGGGTTCCAGATGATCCCAGAATTGATGTTGGCATTGGAATTAGGTATGATTACGGCATATTCTATGCATCCAAGACATTTTATGATCCTAACAAGAAGAGGAGAGTCTTGTGGGGTTGGATTAAGGAGTCGGACAGCGAAGCTGCTGATCTGCAGAAGGGATGGGCATCTCTTCAG GGTGTTCCAAGGACAGTGATGTTTGACAAGAAAACGGGAACCAATCTTCTTCAATGGCCAGTGGAAGAGGTAGACAGTTTGAGATTCAGCAGCAAAGAATTTAACAGAGTGGAGGTCACAGCAGGATCAGTAGTGCCATTGCAAGTTGGCATTGCCTCACAG TTGGATATCGTTGCCGAATTTGAGTTAGACCAGAAGGGTTTGGAGAGAGCTGCTGAATCCAATGTAGAGTTCAGCTGCAGTGCTAGCGGTGGATCAGCTGAACGCGGTGCACTTGGAccctttggtctattggttcttgcAGATGAGAGCCTCATTGAGCAGACTCCAGTCTACTTCTATGTTGCCAAAGGAGCCAATGGCACCCTCAAGACTTTCTTCTGCACAGACCAGTCAAG GTCTTCAAAGGCCACTGATGTCAATAAGGAAATTTATGGCAACTATGTTCCAGTTTTGGAGGGTGAAAAGTTATCTTTGAGGATACTG GTTGATCATTCAGTAGTAGAAGGATTTGCTCAAGGTGGGAGAACATGCATAACATCCAGGGTTTATCCAACGAAGGCAATCTATGGTGATGCTAGACTGTTTTTATTCAACAATGCAACAGAGAGCAAAGTTACCACATCACTCAAGATTTGGGAAATGAAGTCTGTGCCCATGAAACCTTATGTGAATAACCCATTTGTGGGAAAATATAAACAGAAGTGA